GTTCTTTGCTGATTATCATAGATGTTATTTTTATAATTCAAACATCATGATTTATTTATCAAATCTTTTGATACAACTAAAATCCTTCTTTGACAATTGAGTTTTTATCCACGTGTAAATTTGCTAACTGTTTTTCTATTGCATCCATCATTAGCGGCGGTCCGCAGAGATAAAACATTTTATTAAAGTTACCAACATTAGCTTTAAGAAATTCTTCATTGATAAATCCTTTAGAATATTTCTCTGATTTTTCGTGTGATAGAATATTTATAAAATTGTTGCCTAACATTATTTCAAATTCATCTTTAAGGATAATATCAGCTTCAGTATTATTTG
Above is a genomic segment from Nitrospirota bacterium containing:
- a CDS encoding flavodoxin reductase, with protein sequence NNTEADIILKDEFEIMLGNNFINILSHEKSEKYSKGFINEEFLKANVGNFNKMFYLCGPPLMMDAIEKQLANLHVDKNSIVKEGF